In Polyangiaceae bacterium, a genomic segment contains:
- a CDS encoding M2 family metallopeptidase, protein MKARSRLSFARLSRTLPFGLLALGAACGSPPAAQAPCPTGPEPSATAGATPEQGPATPAEADAFVAQVNQDLKKLWTDAERAAWVKANFITHDTEEIESQEQEAVMEYTARKIRESQRFADVQGLSPDTARMLYLLKYSAGLPAPSDPAKRKRLAEIATQMESMYGKGQYCSPKLKGKGEDKNSECLSLEELSKIIGKSRDWDLLLEVWKGWRTVSPPMRPMYQEFVQLGNEGAREIGFNDMSEIWKGGYDMSAEDFEKEMDRLWTEVKPLYDRLHCYVRARLRKQYGADKIGVKAPIPAHVLGNMWAQEWTTLYPMMEPYKGHGQVNLTPELVKKKYTPIKMVKLGEGFFTSLGMPPLPKTFWERSLFEKPKDRDVVCHASAWDVNMSGDLRIKMCIEITHEDLVTIHHELGHDYYFEYYKDQPPLFQAGANDGFHEGIGDTLALSVTPSYLKKIGLLDKVSEDPKADLNLLMNRALEGIAFLPFGKLVDEWRWRVFSGRVKPNDYNKAWWELREKYQGVAPPVARSEQDFDPGAKYHVASNVPYTRYFIARILQYQFHRALCRASGYEGPLYKCSIYGNKAAGQKMIAMLKLGASKPWPEALRAISGETKMDATAIIDYYKPLIDWLDDQNKGEQCGWD, encoded by the coding sequence ATGAAAGCGCGCTCCCGACTCTCGTTTGCTCGTCTCTCCCGCACGCTGCCCTTCGGGCTGCTCGCGCTCGGAGCCGCCTGCGGCTCGCCGCCCGCCGCGCAAGCGCCCTGTCCCACCGGTCCCGAACCAAGCGCGACGGCCGGAGCCACGCCGGAGCAGGGACCGGCCACGCCGGCGGAGGCCGACGCGTTCGTGGCGCAGGTGAACCAAGACCTGAAGAAGCTGTGGACGGACGCCGAGCGCGCCGCCTGGGTGAAGGCCAACTTCATCACCCACGACACGGAAGAGATCGAGTCTCAGGAGCAAGAGGCGGTGATGGAGTACACCGCCCGCAAGATCCGCGAGTCCCAGCGCTTCGCCGACGTACAGGGCCTTTCTCCGGACACGGCGCGCATGCTCTACCTGCTGAAGTACTCGGCAGGCTTGCCGGCGCCGAGCGATCCCGCCAAACGCAAGCGCCTGGCGGAGATCGCCACGCAGATGGAGAGCATGTACGGCAAGGGTCAGTACTGCTCGCCCAAGCTCAAGGGCAAAGGGGAGGACAAGAACAGCGAATGCCTGTCACTGGAAGAGCTCTCCAAGATCATCGGCAAGAGCCGGGATTGGGACCTGTTGCTCGAGGTGTGGAAGGGCTGGCGCACGGTCTCGCCACCCATGCGTCCGATGTATCAGGAGTTCGTGCAGCTCGGTAACGAGGGCGCCCGCGAGATCGGCTTCAACGACATGTCCGAGATCTGGAAGGGCGGCTACGACATGTCCGCCGAGGATTTCGAGAAGGAGATGGACCGGCTGTGGACCGAGGTGAAGCCGCTCTACGACCGACTGCACTGCTACGTTCGCGCGCGTCTTCGCAAGCAATACGGCGCCGATAAAATCGGCGTCAAAGCGCCGATCCCCGCCCACGTCCTCGGCAACATGTGGGCGCAGGAGTGGACCACCCTGTACCCGATGATGGAGCCCTACAAAGGGCACGGGCAGGTGAACCTCACCCCCGAGCTGGTCAAGAAGAAGTACACGCCCATCAAGATGGTGAAGCTGGGAGAAGGGTTCTTCACCAGCCTGGGCATGCCGCCGCTGCCCAAGACCTTCTGGGAGCGCAGCCTGTTCGAAAAGCCCAAGGATCGCGACGTGGTGTGCCACGCCAGCGCTTGGGACGTGAACATGAGCGGGGATCTTCGGATCAAAATGTGCATCGAGATCACCCACGAAGATCTCGTGACCATTCACCACGAGCTCGGCCACGACTACTACTTCGAGTACTACAAGGACCAGCCGCCGCTGTTCCAGGCCGGCGCCAACGACGGCTTCCACGAGGGCATCGGCGACACCTTGGCCCTCAGCGTCACTCCCAGTTACTTGAAGAAGATCGGCCTGCTCGACAAGGTGAGCGAAGACCCCAAGGCGGATCTCAACCTGCTCATGAACCGCGCGCTGGAGGGCATCGCCTTCTTGCCCTTCGGCAAGTTGGTGGACGAGTGGCGCTGGCGGGTGTTCAGCGGCCGGGTCAAGCCCAACGACTACAACAAGGCCTGGTGGGAGCTGCGCGAGAAGTACCAGGGCGTGGCCCCGCCCGTGGCTCGCAGCGAACAGGACTTCGACCCGGGCGCCAAGTACCACGTGGCTTCCAACGTGCCGTACACGCGGTACTTCATTGCGCGAATCCTGCAGTACCAGTTCCACCGCGCCCTGTGCCGGGCATCCGGCTACGAAGGCCCGCTGTACAAGTGCAGTATCTACGGAAACAAGGCCGCCGGTCAGAAGATGATCGCCATGTTGAAGCTGGGGGCGAGCAAGCCCTGGCCGGAGGCGCTGCGGGCCATCAGCGGCGAAACCAAGATGGATGCCACCGCGATCATCGACTACTACAAACCGTTGATCGACTGGCTGGACGATCAGAACAAGGGTGAGCAGTGCGGTTGGGACTAG
- a CDS encoding homocysteine S-methyltransferase family protein: MSYEALASRLVRGRPLVLDADTLASFRARGVAMDTPGAVGELLRRDPEMVKAHYAAEVESDVNVLCALTADTTPRALAEVGMQHRSALLTGLAVDLAFEVTVEAARPVVVAGVLGSEMIAPMAADRLQEELTEHALRIATAGVEVILARGQGSLNELMAAVAAGKEAELPVWAIVECAPGGELAVGGSWRELVAALSDAGARAIVFEVSSVDDGIQVLEGVREEMKTRQLFPGVLLASSAESVRGFPNGEEPEIWAARALELDTHGARIIGGGAGTTESHTEALVTELRALHPSIRPPA; the protein is encoded by the coding sequence GTGAGCTACGAGGCGCTCGCATCGCGCCTCGTCCGCGGGCGTCCACTGGTGTTGGACGCCGACACCCTCGCGTCCTTTCGCGCACGTGGCGTTGCCATGGATACGCCGGGCGCCGTGGGCGAGCTCTTGCGCCGGGATCCGGAGATGGTCAAGGCGCACTATGCCGCCGAGGTCGAGAGCGACGTCAACGTGCTGTGCGCCCTCACCGCAGACACCACGCCCCGCGCGCTCGCGGAGGTCGGCATGCAGCATCGCAGCGCGCTGCTCACGGGGCTTGCGGTGGACCTCGCGTTCGAGGTCACCGTGGAGGCTGCGCGCCCGGTGGTGGTGGCGGGCGTGCTGGGCAGCGAGATGATCGCGCCCATGGCCGCGGATCGCCTGCAGGAAGAGCTCACCGAGCACGCGCTGCGCATCGCCACGGCCGGCGTGGAAGTGATCTTGGCCCGCGGCCAGGGTTCCTTGAACGAGCTGATGGCAGCGGTGGCCGCCGGCAAGGAGGCCGAGCTACCCGTGTGGGCCATCGTGGAGTGCGCTCCTGGTGGTGAGCTCGCCGTGGGTGGGAGCTGGCGGGAGCTGGTGGCCGCACTTTCGGACGCGGGCGCCCGCGCCATCGTGTTCGAGGTCTCCAGCGTGGACGACGGCATCCAGGTGCTCGAGGGAGTGCGCGAAGAGATGAAGACGCGACAGCTCTTTCCCGGGGTGTTGCTCGCCAGCAGCGCCGAGAGCGTGCGAGGTTTCCCCAACGGCGAGGAGCCGGAGATCTGGGCGGCGCGGGCTCTGGAGCTCGACACCCACGGCGCTCGCATCATCGGCGGTGGGGCTGGCACCACGGAGTCCCACACGGAGGCGCTCGTCACGGAGCTCCGAGCCCTGCATCCCTCCATCCGCCCGCCCGCCTGA